One genomic region from Augochlora pura isolate Apur16 chromosome 7, APUR_v2.2.1, whole genome shotgun sequence encodes:
- the LOC144473139 gene encoding uncharacterized protein LOC144473139 isoform X1: MFFWMLSGLNFLTVTVLCLNTGSADNNSGWSFVPNTQYHIQTDEGPERHFRYQTLNGQYRKEKRLVDGTVIGTEGWLDPLGYLRLKDYVADSNGFRILRSKMVYVGKDRPIYDAVAESKRAPAQTGILVDPPRPPNPYRHWKPTSAAPLLENDISSSFYESTTASPRAYYNTNRAGLSHYNLLQRSDNGENARYDGLKNYQVPAPVSRGAVARYPTYDGTHGTANGFQYYLKRQYHEEEQEPAGGNVGSFGYVDPFGIRRVIYYKTDPRTGGFVHQKNNKYVGLSGTPYDPSPPRPRRGSGKYRPQ, encoded by the exons ATGTTCTTCTGGATGCTAAGTGGCCTGAACTTTCTGACG GTAACGGTATTATGTTTGAACACTGGCAGCGCGGATAACAATAGCGGCTGGAGTTTTGTCCCAAACACGCAGTATCATATTCAGACAGATGAAGGTCCGGAAAGGCACTTTCGTTATCAAACGTTGAACGGCCAATACAGGAAGGAGAAGAGACTGGTAGACGGTACTGTAATTGGTACAGAAGGCTGGCTGGATCCTTTGGGGTACCTGCGTCTCAAAGACTATGTGGCCGATAGCAATGGATTCCGCATTCTCAG GTCGAAAATGGTGTACGTGGGCAAAGACCGGCCGATTTACGACGCAGTGGCGGAGTCGAAAAGGGCGCCCGCCCAAACGGGAATTCTCGTAGACCCGCCCCGACCCCCCAATCCCTACAG ACACTGGAAGCCAACCAGCGCCGCCCCATTACTGGAAAACGACATAAGCTCCAGCTTCTACGAGAGCACGACCGCCAGCCCGCGAGCCTATTACAACACGAACCGAGCCGGTCTCAGCCATTACAACCTCCTGCAACGGTCGGACAACGGCGAGAACGCGCGCTACGACGGCCTGAAGAATTACCAAGTGCCTGCGCCAGTGTCGCGCGGCGCTGTTGCCAGGTACCCGACGTACGACGGGACGCACGGCACCGCCAACGGGTTCCAGTACTATCTGAAGAGACAGTACCACGAGGAGGAGCAGGAGCCGGCCGGCGGCAACGTTGGCTCGTTCGGTTACGTCGACCCGTTCGGCATCAGACGAGTGATTTACTACAAAACGGACCCGCGCACCGGTGGCTTCGTCCATCAGAAAAACAACAAGTACGTCGGACTCTCCGGGACACCATACGACCCGTCGCCGCCCCGGCCTAGGCGGGGCAGCGGCAAATACAGACCGCAGTGA
- the LOC144473139 gene encoding uncharacterized protein LOC144473139 isoform X2: MRPGPLALSFAVTVLCLNTGSADNNSGWSFVPNTQYHIQTDEGPERHFRYQTLNGQYRKEKRLVDGTVIGTEGWLDPLGYLRLKDYVADSNGFRILRSKMVYVGKDRPIYDAVAESKRAPAQTGILVDPPRPPNPYRHWKPTSAAPLLENDISSSFYESTTASPRAYYNTNRAGLSHYNLLQRSDNGENARYDGLKNYQVPAPVSRGAVARYPTYDGTHGTANGFQYYLKRQYHEEEQEPAGGNVGSFGYVDPFGIRRVIYYKTDPRTGGFVHQKNNKYVGLSGTPYDPSPPRPRRGSGKYRPQ; this comes from the exons GTAACGGTATTATGTTTGAACACTGGCAGCGCGGATAACAATAGCGGCTGGAGTTTTGTCCCAAACACGCAGTATCATATTCAGACAGATGAAGGTCCGGAAAGGCACTTTCGTTATCAAACGTTGAACGGCCAATACAGGAAGGAGAAGAGACTGGTAGACGGTACTGTAATTGGTACAGAAGGCTGGCTGGATCCTTTGGGGTACCTGCGTCTCAAAGACTATGTGGCCGATAGCAATGGATTCCGCATTCTCAG GTCGAAAATGGTGTACGTGGGCAAAGACCGGCCGATTTACGACGCAGTGGCGGAGTCGAAAAGGGCGCCCGCCCAAACGGGAATTCTCGTAGACCCGCCCCGACCCCCCAATCCCTACAG ACACTGGAAGCCAACCAGCGCCGCCCCATTACTGGAAAACGACATAAGCTCCAGCTTCTACGAGAGCACGACCGCCAGCCCGCGAGCCTATTACAACACGAACCGAGCCGGTCTCAGCCATTACAACCTCCTGCAACGGTCGGACAACGGCGAGAACGCGCGCTACGACGGCCTGAAGAATTACCAAGTGCCTGCGCCAGTGTCGCGCGGCGCTGTTGCCAGGTACCCGACGTACGACGGGACGCACGGCACCGCCAACGGGTTCCAGTACTATCTGAAGAGACAGTACCACGAGGAGGAGCAGGAGCCGGCCGGCGGCAACGTTGGCTCGTTCGGTTACGTCGACCCGTTCGGCATCAGACGAGTGATTTACTACAAAACGGACCCGCGCACCGGTGGCTTCGTCCATCAGAAAAACAACAAGTACGTCGGACTCTCCGGGACACCATACGACCCGTCGCCGCCCCGGCCTAGGCGGGGCAGCGGCAAATACAGACCGCAGTGA
- the Cpr49ah gene encoding cuticular protein 49Ah, giving the protein MYVRLLSSQVLAMVLGLAVAQDSNYHGRQNYHDNDRQQGPPVEERKPHSTTPVPILHWNKQQEHDGTYKTSYETGNSIIAEESGYIKKVGEGEDQGEALVQQGSYSYTSPEGKLITIHYTADETGFHATGDHIPTPPPVSEEIQKGLDLIFAGIRQQEEQDAREAAQKLQQPLNQQVERRDNYDRKF; this is encoded by the exons ATGTACGTTCGTCTTTTATCGTCGCAGGTGTTAGCTATGGTTTTGGGTCTGGCAGTGGCTCAAGACTCGAATTATCACGGTCGCCAGAATTACCACGATAACGACAGACAACAGGGTCCCCCGGTCGAAGAGAGAAAACCCCATAGCACCACCCCCGTTCCCATACTGCACTGGAACAAACAGCAGGAGCACGACGGAACCTACAAAACGAG TTATGAAACGGGAAACAGCATCATCGCGGAGGAGAGCGGTTACATCAAGAAGGTGGGCGAGGGCGAGGACCAAGGAGAGGCACTGGTCCAACAAGGAAGCTACTCGTACACGAGTCCCGAGGGGAAACTGATCACTATACACTACACAGCTGACGAGACTGGCTTTCACGCGACCGGCGATCATATTCCCACGCCGCCGCCAGTCAGCGAGGAGATTCAGAAAGGCCTCGACCTCATCTTTGCAGGCATTCGTCAGCAAGAG GAGCAAGACGCGCGAGAAGCAGCGCAGAAGCTGCAACAGCCTCTGAACCAACAAGTGGAGCGACGAGACAACTACGACCGGAAGTTCTGA